The DNA region GCTGGTCGAGGGCCGCCCGCAGGGCCCCGCCGCCGACGCCGAGGTCTACTGCCGCGACGGCGCGACCACCGCCCGCTTCCTGCCCGTCCTCGCCGCCGCGGGGCGCGGCACCTTCCGGTTCGACGCCTCCGCCCAGATGCGCCGACGCCCGCTCGGCCCGCTCACCGAGGCGCTGCGCACCCTCGGCGTGGAGCTCCGGCACGAGGAGGCCGAGGGCCACCACCCGCTGCGGATCACCGCCGACGGGGTCCTGGGCGGCGAGCTCACCCTGGACGCGAGCCTCTCCTCCCAGTACCTGACCGCGCTGCTGCTGCTCGGGCCGCTCACCGACAAGGGCCTGCGGATCACCGTCACCGACCTCGTCTCGGCGCCGTACGTCGAGATCACCATCGCCATGATGCGGGCCTTCGGCGCCACCGTGACCCGCACCGGCAAGGTCTTCGAGGTCGCACCGGGCGGCTACCGGGCGACCACCTACCCGGTCGAGCCGGACGCCTCCACCGCCAGCTACTTCTTCGCCGCGGCCGCTCTCACCGGCCACCGGATCACCGTGCCGGGACTGGGCCGTGACGCGCTCCAGGGCGACCTGCGGTTCGTCGACGTACTGGCCCGGATGGGCGCGCGGGTCGACGTCAGCGCCGAGCGGGTCACCGTCGAGGGCGCGCCGGACGGCCGGCTCGGCGGCCTCACCGTCGACATGCGCGACATCTCCGACACCATGCCGACGCTGGCCGCCATCGCACCGTTCGCCTCGGCGCCGGTGCGGATCGAGAACGTCGCCAACACCCGGATCAAGGAGTGCGACCGGCTGGAGGCCTGCGCCGGGAACCTCCGCCGGCTCGGGATCGACGTCGCCACCGGCCACGACTGGATCGAGATCCGGCCGGGGACCCCGCGCGCCACCGAGCTCGCCAGCCACGGCGACCACCGGATGGTGATGTCCTTCTCCGTCACCGGCCTGCGTACTCCCGGTATCACCTTCGACGACCCGGGCTGCGTGCGGAAGACCTTCCCGGGCTTCCACGAGGCGTTCGCGCAGCTGCGCGAGGGGTGGCCCACCGCCGTCTGACCCGCACCGGGCGCGCACTCGATGCCGCCTGCCGTGCGCTCCGCACGAGCCGCACGAGCCGCACAGAGCGTGCCGCGCTGAGCGCGGCGCCCGGAGCGCGGCGCGCGAGCCCGGCGTGCGGTTCCCGGCACGCGGCGGAGCCCCGGGGAATGCGACCGGGCCGGTCAGGAGGGATTCATCCCGGGAAACCGCGGAAACGCTCCCTTCCGGCGCCCATCGGAAACCTTTTCTGCCCGCCCGCCACTTCCACCCCATCGGACCGTCCGATAATCATTTCCGGAATTGTCCGCACCGCTCGTCCGTCCACCATTTTCCCTTGACGCCCACCATTCCCGACGGGAGTATTTCCGGGGCTGCGCCCCGGCGGCGCGGCGCACACGTCGCAGCACCGTGAACGGAGGACGAGCAGTGGACCAGCTGAACGAATCCGGAATCCCCTCGAACAACCCGGGAGGGCGGCGGACCTTCCTGCGCGGCGCCCTCGGCGCCACCGCGGTGGGCCTCGCCGGAGCCATGGGCACCGCCCGGGCGAACGCCGCACCGGCCCCCGCACCGGCGAAAATCCGGAGCACGCAGAACAACTGGCGTTTCTGTCAGAAGTGCTTCGTGATGTACTTCTGGGGCTACCCGACCGACGGCGTCTGCCCCGCCGGTGGCGCCCACAGCGCCCAGGGCTACAACTTCATCCTGCCGTACGACGTTCCGGAGACATCCACCGCCCAGCGGAACTGGCGATTCTGCCAGAAATGCTTCTCCATGTACTTCTGGGGCTACCCGACCGACGGCGTCTGCCCGTCCGGCGGCGCCCACAGCGCCCAGGGCTACAACTTCGTCCTCCCGCACGACGTTCCGGAGACACCCACCGCCCAGCGGAACTGGCGATTCTGCCAGAAATGCTTCTCCATGTACTTCTGGGGCTACCCGACCGACGGCGTCTGCCCGTCCGGCGGCGCCCACAGCGCCCAGGGCTACAACTTCGTCCTCCCGCACAGCTGACGGTCCCGCACGCGGAACGGGCGCCGGCGGCAGCCGCGCGCGGCCTGAACGTCCGGCACCCGACCACCGACGCCCCACCACCGACGCCCGCCCAGCAATACCCGATACCCGATGCCCGGCGCCCCCACCCAGGGTGCCGGGCATCGGGCGTCGGGCGTCGGGGGCGGCGCCCACCGACCTTCACGGTCGCAGGGCGGGGCGGGCCGCGGAGTGCGCCCCGAGGCCTGGCGGGAGTGGCGGGGACCTGGCTACCCTGCTCCCGGCCGGGATCCCTACCGGCCGGTACCGCACTCACACGCCGTCAGCACGGACCAGAGGAGTGTTCATGCCCAGCACTTCCCGCTCCGCCCGCTCCACCGGCACCAACCGAAGCCCGAAACCCCGCAGGCTCGCCGTCCTCGCCGCCCTGGCCACTGCGGCCGCCCTGACCGCCGGAGTCTCCGCGCCGGCCCACGCGGCCGAACCGGCCCCCACCGCCGCTCCTGCCACCACCCCCGACGGCTCGGCCGGCGCGGAACGGCAGGGCGGCCTGCCCCCGATCCACCCGGAGCGCGACTTCGCCGGCTCCACCGTCGCCGCGCACGAGGGGAGAGCCGACACCCCCGCCCTCGCCTCCCTGACCGCCACCCAGACCCCGGGGCTCGACGTCGCCAGCTACCAGGGCAACGTCGACTGGGCTTCGGTGGCCGGCAACGGCGCCCGCTTCGCCTACGTGAAGGCCACCGAGGGCACCACGTACCGAAACCCGTACTTCGCCCAGCAGTACAACGGCTCCTACAACGCCGGCCTGATCCGCGGCGCCTACCACTTCGCCCTGCCCGACCGGTCGTCCGGCACCGCCCAGGCCAACTGGTTCGTCGACCACGGCGGCGGCTGGTCGCGCGACGGCAGGACCCTCCCGCCCGCGCTCGACATCGAGTACAACCCTTACGGCGCCACCTGCTTCGGCCTCTCGCAGAGCGCCATGGTCAGCTGGATCCGCGCCTTCAGCAACACCGTCCGCTCCCGCACCGGCCGCTACCCCACCATCTACACGACGACCGGCTGGTGGGCGACCTGCACCGGCAACAACTCCTCCTTCGGCGCCACCAACCCCCTCTGGATCGCCCGCTACGCCTCCGCCGTCGGTACCCTCCCGAACGGCTGGACGTACCAGACCTTCTGGCAGTACGCCGACTCGGGCACCTTCCCCGGAGACCAGAACCTCTTCAACGGCGCCTACGACCGCCTCAAGGCGCTCGCCAACGGCTGACGCGCCGGGGGCCGGGCTGAGAAGAAACGTTTCCCCTCAGCCCGGCCCCGCCAGGTCAGGCGCGCTCGGTCACCAGGTGCCGGTGATGGGGGTGTCGCCGGGGTTGCCGAACCTCACCCCGTACGCCACCGCACTCGAATCGTGCGCCGCACCGAAGAACTCAGCCGTCGCCGAACGGTAGACACCCACCTCGTCGGAGCCGTCACCGTCCCAGTCCCCCACGATCGGCTGCTCGTCATGGTTGCCGAACGCCACATAGTGATCCACGTGCGCACCCGACACCGCGTCCGTCAGATAGAAACTCGCCTCACTCGGACGGTAGACCCCGATCGTGTCCCGACCATCACCGTTCCAGTCACCCACCAACGGCACATCACCGGCCACACCCATCCGCTGAGTCCCCACCACATTCAGATTGTCATCGGTCCACGCGAAATCCTGCGTCGCCGGCTGGTACACCGCGATCGTGTCCCGACCGTCCCCGTTCCAGTCACCCACCAACGGCACATCACCCGGATTCCCCAAACCCCCCGCAACCGCCACCGAACCATTGTCGTTCGACAGGTAGAAATACGCCGAACCCGGACGATAGACACCGAACGTGTCCCGACCGTCCCCGTTCCAGTCACCCACCAACGGCACATCACCCGCCGCCCCGAACACCGACGAACCCACCGTGTTCCCCACCCGGTCCGACACCGCGAAGAACGAATCACCCGGCCGGTACACACCCACACCCGTCGGCTTCCCCGACACGGCACCGCCGAGTTGGACGTCCAGGTAGTCCTGGTCGATCTGGAGCGAGTGGCCTCCCCAGCTCTCCGTGATGTTGCCTCGGTACTGGTGGACGCGCTGGTGGTTCGCCCAGGCGCCGGCCGGTATGACCGGCTCGTCGGTGTTCGCCGCGCCGTTCCAGCGCGCGGTGAACAGGACGTCGGGGAGCGCGTAGCCGCTTCCCCGGCTGTTCACCACGTCGGCGATGCCGGAGGACGAGGAGCTGTAGACCGCCGAGCCGTAGCCCCGCTCGTGCAGCCGGGTCGTCCAGGCGGACAGGAAGGAGAGGACCCGGTCCGAGCCGGAGGTGTAGTTCTCCATGTCGTAGTAGAGCAGCGAGCCCTGGCCGAAGCCGAGTTGGGCCGCCTGGTTGACCGCGTCGTCGGCGGCGGCACGGCCCTGGCTGGTGGCGGAGGTGATCTGACCGGCCTGGAGGCCCACGTAGATGGGCAGGAAGCGCCAGCCGTTGGCCGCCTGCCGCTGCACCCAGGACGCGGTGAGGTTGGCCTGCGCGCAATAGCGGTTGCTGCCGCCGATGTAGACGCCGACCGCGCCGTAGGGCGAGTTGGCCTTCCAGGCGTCCATCAGCGCGTTGCCCGGTGCCGTGCAGGCGTCGAAGCCCTTGCCGGTGTGGTTGGTGAGGTCCGCGCCGCTCGCCGTCAGGGCCGCGGTCCGCGCGGCGGGGGCTTCGGCCGCACTCGCTGCGGGCTTCTGCGGAACCGCGCGCGGCAGGCCCGCACGGTCGAGGACGGACCGCACCAGGGCGGGGTCCTCGGCGTAGGTGGCCGTGACCTTGAGGCCGGAGAAGCGGCTGACGATCTCGTGGCTGACGTCGCGCAGTTCGGTCCCCCAGTCCGCGGGGCCGGCGGCGTCCGGCTGGACGAGCAGCGCCTCGGTCCGGCCCACCAGGCCGGTCGGGCAGTCCTGGGTCTCGCCGGGGGTGCCGAGGTAGACCGCGTGCCGGGCGAAGTGGACGCAGGCGGTCGGGTCGGCCGCCAGGTCGATGACGGGCCAGTCGGCCGGCACGTCGAACCGGTGCCCCTGGTAGGTCACGGGCTTGAGGCCCGAGGCGGAAGGCGCCGCGTGGGCGGCGGTGCCGAGGGCACCGCCGAGCAGTGCGCCGACCGCGGCGACGACGGGGAGCAGGCTCCGTCGTGCCGATCGGAAGGTCGATGACATCGCTGTGGAACTCCTTGAGGGTCGTGTTCGGTCCGGACGGACCGCGAGTGGAGCGTCTGCCGCCCGCCTCCGGTTGCGTGCGGGCGGGCGGCGGCGCCGAATGCCTCGGCGTCAGGCCGGGCGGGTGCCCCGATGCGTACGGGGCGTGGAGCCCGCAGCCGGGGTGAACCCGGCGGCGGGGTCGAACGGCGGGCAGGCGCCTCTGCGAAGTCGCCTACAACCGCGGGTGGAGCGGTGGGTCGTGTGCGGCTCCCGGCTACCAGGTGCCGGTGATGGGGGTGTCGCCGGGGTTGCCGAACCTCACCCCGTACGCCACCGCACTCGAATCGTGCGCCGCACCGAAGAACTCAGCCGTCGCCGAACGGTAGACACCCACCTCGTCGGAGCCGTCACCGTCCCAGTCCCCCACGATCGGCTGCTCGTCGTGGTTGCCGAACGCCACATAGTGATCCACGTGCGCACCCGACACCGCGTCCGTCAGATAGAAACTCGCCTCACTCGGACGGTAGACCCCGATCGTGTCCCGACCATCACCGTTCCAGTCACCCACCAACGGCACATCACCGGCCACACCCATCCGCTGAGTCCCCACCACATTCAGATTGTCATCGGTCCACGCGAAATCCTGCGTCGCCGGCTGGTACACCGCGATCGTGTCCCGACCGTCACCGTTCCAGTCACCCACCAACGGCACATCACCCGGATTCCCCAAACCCCCCGCAACCGCCACCGAACCATTGTCGTTCGACAGGTAGAAATACGCCGAACCCGGACGATAGACACCGAACGTGTCCTGACCGTCCCCGTTCCAGTCACCCACCAACGGCACATCACCCGCCGCCCCGAACACCGACGAACCCACCGTGTTCCCCACCCGGTCCGACACCGCGAAGAACGAATCACCCGGCCGGTACACACCCACACCCGTCGGCTTCCCCGACACGGCGCAGTTGCGGCTGGTGAAATCCCTTGTGGAGCCGTTGAAGCCGACTCCGTCGAAGGTGGCCTGCTGGCCGACTCCGTTCAGTGTCTCCTCGAAGTGGAGGTGCGGGCCGGTCGAGTTGCCGGTGTTGCCGAGACGGCCGACGACCTGGCCCGCGTTCACGTGCACGCCCACCGAGACGTCGAGGGCGGAGAGGTGTGCGTAGTGCGTGGTCCAGCCGCCACCGTGGTTGATCCGGACGTGTGTTCCGGCCCATGAGCTGCCTGCTTCGGCGACCTCCACGGTGCCCGCGGCGCTGGCGGTGACGGGGCGGCCGTAGTCGTCGCCCGGGTAGTGGTTGAGGTCGACCGAGCCGTTCGGGTTGTGGCCGGCGTAGGTGCTGGCGGTCCACGTCTCCCCGCAGGGGACGGGGAGTTGGAAGTCGGGCCGGCCGGCCGCATGAGCCGGCGGAACGGCGAGCAGGGACAGTGCGATCGTGGCCATCACGGTCAAGCCGGTCAATCGTGCCTTGAGCATGTGGAGCCCCCCTCGGAAGGTGCCGACTGTCGCGCGGCTCCGGACGCCGCGCGACACGGACACCGGACACGGGACGGCACGGCGCGGCGGAGGACGGCCGCGCCGCCCCCGCCATCGCTTCCGCCGCCCCCGCCGGCGGAACAAGGCCTCGCAAAAGCGTCGGAGAGGCCTCGATTTTGCGGCGATCCCCTTTGCCGCTCCTCGACAGTAGAGGATGCTCCTTCGCTTTCCAAGAGCTCCCGAGCGGGAAAGTAAGTCCCCGAACGGACCGCCGGACAAAGGAAATCATCACGGAAAATCAGACCTGACGTGCCATCAGCCCTAAGATCGCCGAATACGGTCCATGCGCCCCAGGGGCGGTCGAATGCGACGAACCCGGTTCGAC from Kitasatospora sp. NBC_00458 includes:
- a CDS encoding M23 family metallopeptidase, whose amino-acid sequence is MSRGVRSRATVGTFRGGLHMLKARLTGLTVMATIALSLLAVPPAHAAGRPDFQLPVPCGETWTASTYAGHNPNGSVDLNHYPGDDYGRPVTASAAGTVEVAEAGSSWAGTHVRINHGGGWTTHYAHLSALDVSVGVHVNAGQVVGRLGNTGNSTGPHLHFEETLNGVGQQATFDGVGFNGSTRDFTSRNCAVSGKPTGVGVYRPGDSFFAVSDRVGNTVGSSVFGAAGDVPLVGDWNGDGQDTFGVYRPGSAYFYLSNDNGSVAVAGGLGNPGDVPLVGDWNGDGRDTIAVYQPATQDFAWTDDNLNVVGTQRMGVAGDVPLVGDWNGDGRDTIGVYRPSEASFYLTDAVSGAHVDHYVAFGNHDEQPIVGDWDGDGSDEVGVYRSATAEFFGAAHDSSAVAYGVRFGNPGDTPITGTW
- a CDS encoding DUF1906 domain-containing protein, whose amino-acid sequence is MSSTFRSARRSLLPVVAAVGALLGGALGTAAHAAPSASGLKPVTYQGHRFDVPADWPVIDLAADPTACVHFARHAVYLGTPGETQDCPTGLVGRTEALLVQPDAAGPADWGTELRDVSHEIVSRFSGLKVTATYAEDPALVRSVLDRAGLPRAVPQKPAASAAEAPAARTAALTASGADLTNHTGKGFDACTAPGNALMDAWKANSPYGAVGVYIGGSNRYCAQANLTASWVQRQAANGWRFLPIYVGLQAGQITSATSQGRAAADDAVNQAAQLGFGQGSLLYYDMENYTSGSDRVLSFLSAWTTRLHERGYGSAVYSSSSSGIADVVNSRGSGYALPDVLFTARWNGAANTDEPVIPAGAWANHQRVHQYRGNITESWGGHSLQIDQDYLDVQLGGAVSGKPTGVGVYRPGDSFFAVSDRVGNTVGSSVFGAAGDVPLVGDWNGDGRDTFGVYRPGSAYFYLSNDNGSVAVAGGLGNPGDVPLVGDWNGDGRDTIAVYQPATQDFAWTDDNLNVVGTQRMGVAGDVPLVGDWNGDGRDTIGVYRPSEASFYLTDAVSGAHVDHYVAFGNHDEQPIVGDWDGDGSDEVGVYRSATAEFFGAAHDSSAVAYGVRFGNPGDTPITGTW
- the aroA gene encoding 3-phosphoshikimate 1-carboxyvinyltransferase, which codes for MTVVEIPGSKSVTARALFLAAAADGTTTLLRPLVSDDTDGFAEGLRTLGYALTREADRWLVEGRPQGPAADAEVYCRDGATTARFLPVLAAAGRGTFRFDASAQMRRRPLGPLTEALRTLGVELRHEEAEGHHPLRITADGVLGGELTLDASLSSQYLTALLLLGPLTDKGLRITVTDLVSAPYVEITIAMMRAFGATVTRTGKVFEVAPGGYRATTYPVEPDASTASYFFAAAALTGHRITVPGLGRDALQGDLRFVDVLARMGARVDVSAERVTVEGAPDGRLGGLTVDMRDISDTMPTLAAIAPFASAPVRIENVANTRIKECDRLEACAGNLRRLGIDVATGHDWIEIRPGTPRATELASHGDHRMVMSFSVTGLRTPGITFDDPGCVRKTFPGFHEAFAQLREGWPTAV
- a CDS encoding lysozyme, with product MPSTSRSARSTGTNRSPKPRRLAVLAALATAAALTAGVSAPAHAAEPAPTAAPATTPDGSAGAERQGGLPPIHPERDFAGSTVAAHEGRADTPALASLTATQTPGLDVASYQGNVDWASVAGNGARFAYVKATEGTTYRNPYFAQQYNGSYNAGLIRGAYHFALPDRSSGTAQANWFVDHGGGWSRDGRTLPPALDIEYNPYGATCFGLSQSAMVSWIRAFSNTVRSRTGRYPTIYTTTGWWATCTGNNSSFGATNPLWIARYASAVGTLPNGWTYQTFWQYADSGTFPGDQNLFNGAYDRLKALANG